One segment of Spiroplasma kunkelii CR2-3x DNA contains the following:
- a CDS encoding helitron helicase-like domain-containing protein, protein MTLTYAKNETDIKKCKNDLKLFFNNINRWWNNPICSKNHKGILKYMYTYEYQKRGTVHFHNILNQKIPNSVV, encoded by the coding sequence TTGACTTTAACTTATGCAAAAAATGAAACAGATATTAAAAAATGTAAAAATGATTTAAAGTTATTTTTTAATAATATTAATCGTTGATGAAACAATCCTATTTGTTCTAAAAATCATAAAGGAATTTTAAAATATATGTATACTTATGAGTATCAAAAACGCGGAACGGTTCATTTTCACAACATATTAAACCAAAAAATACCTAATAGTGTTGTATAA
- a CDS encoding thymidylate synthase family protein, which yields MSLLWKKMIIAKNATDAFEQILNQLKTTGIKTSPRNFSTLELINCHIEIKNPNDNIINSRIRQPNLNYLNGELDWYWSGKSDLPSVAKYLKFWNKLYSNSNEEYVNSAYGYRIMDNSYFTNKGSFNQL from the coding sequence ATGTCTTTATTATGAAAAAAAATGATAATTGCAAAAAATGCTACAGATGCTTTTGAACAAATATTAAATCAATTAAAAACAACAGGAATAAAAACATCACCACGAAACTTTTCAACTTTAGAACTTATTAATTGTCACATAGAAATTAAAAACCCTAATGATAACATTATTAATTCAAGAATTAGACAACCTAATTTGAATTACTTAAATGGAGAATTGGATTGATATTGATCTGGTAAGTCAGACTTGCCATCAGTCGCTAAATATTTAAAATTTTGAAATAAATTATATTCTAATTCAAATGAAGAATATGTTAATAGTGCTTATGGGTATCGAATAATGGACAATTCATATTTTACAAATAAAGGTTCATTTAACCAACTATAA
- a CDS encoding SDR family NAD(P)-dependent oxidoreductase, with amino-acid sequence MKKTNSNSLEWAVVTGASKGLGYCYCEELLKLGYNVVAVARDTTPVTALQQKYPTQTIKMINYDLSNLENCEKLFNNVAKDNVTILINNAGYGVWGYFNESNLEQEMNMIDLNIKALHILTKLFVQRFIAQQQGRVLNIGSLAAFTPAPVFASYYASKAYVLSLGVAINTELKKTKSPVRVIALCPGPLKTDFWNRSSNQKNAKYHSTVKVMNTSTYARKSLLKGLKVKRKNYIVTGGVNKIVKKLTKWSPQNWVLTSVYNYQRKRK; translated from the coding sequence ATGAAAAAAACAAATAGTAATAGTTTAGAATGAGCTGTTGTTACTGGCGCTAGTAAAGGATTAGGATATTGTTATTGCGAAGAATTATTAAAACTTGGTTATAATGTTGTTGCTGTTGCTCGTGATACAACCCCTGTTACTGCTTTACAACAAAAATATCCAACACAAACAATTAAAATGATTAATTATGATTTAAGTAATTTAGAAAATTGTGAAAAATTATTTAATAATGTTGCAAAAGATAATGTAACAATTTTAATTAATAATGCTGGATATGGTGTATGAGGTTATTTTAATGAATCTAATTTAGAACAAGAAATGAATATGATTGATTTAAATATTAAAGCGCTCCATATTTTAACAAAATTATTTGTACAACGTTTTATAGCGCAACAACAAGGACGTGTTTTAAACATTGGTAGTTTAGCGGCATTTACGCCAGCCCCAGTTTTTGCTAGTTATTATGCTTCAAAAGCTTATGTCTTAAGTTTGGGAGTGGCTATTAATACTGAATTGAAAAAAACAAAATCACCAGTTCGAGTTATTGCCTTATGTCCAGGACCGTTAAAAACTGATTTCTGAAATCGAAGTAGTAACCAGAAAAATGCAAAATATCATTCAACAGTAAAAGTTATGAATACATCTACTTATGCTCGAAAAAGTTTATTAAAAGGATTAAAAGTAAAAAGAAAAAATTATATTGTAACAGGTGGTGTTAATAAAATTGTAAAAAAATTAACAAAATGAAGTCCCCAAAATTGAGTATTAACATCGGTTTACAATTATCAAAGAAAACGAAAATAA
- the pgsA gene encoding CDP-diacylglycerol--glycerol-3-phosphate 3-phosphatidyltransferase: MNWANRITLIRIFLIPFIIALMVIVPFENNSLYNNVWDQCLTIKGDNVTYSLPISYLIAGILFIIASLTDLLDGFIARRYNQVTTFGKFFDSIADKLLTNTVLIVFACANIIPVWMVVLLIARDFVIDVVRQILATQKVMMAANQLGRVRAAMEMFGMTILFFIGFRMFKGHSLKTGQWDEFGWINQIIMIPMYLATVLSLTAAGNYIFLNRKTLFDMTVIKKPKLENGQENNEKNK; the protein is encoded by the coding sequence ATGAATTGAGCTAATCGTATTACATTAATTCGGATTTTTTTAATCCCATTTATTATTGCTTTAATGGTAATTGTTCCATTTGAAAATAATTCCTTATATAATAATGTATGAGATCAATGTTTAACAATTAAAGGAGATAATGTTACTTATTCATTACCAATTAGTTATTTAATTGCTGGGATTTTATTTATTATTGCTAGCTTAACTGACTTATTAGATGGTTTTATTGCTCGTCGCTACAATCAAGTCACAACATTTGGCAAATTTTTTGATTCAATTGCCGATAAATTACTAACAAATACTGTTTTAATTGTCTTTGCTTGTGCAAACATTATTCCAGTTTGAATGGTTGTATTGTTAATTGCTCGCGATTTTGTAATTGATGTTGTTCGCCAAATTTTAGCAACACAAAAAGTGATGATGGCTGCTAATCAATTAGGACGTGTGCGAGCAGCAATGGAGATGTTTGGAATGACAATTTTATTTTTTATTGGTTTTCGTATGTTTAAAGGTCATTCTTTAAAAACGGGCCAATGAGATGAATTTGGTTGAATAAACCAAATTATTATGATTCCAATGTATTTAGCAACTGTATTATCATTAACGGCAGCAGGAAATTATATTTTCTTAAATCGTAAAACATTATTTGATATGACAGTTATTAAAAAACCAAAATTAGAAAATGGACAAGAAAATAATGAAAAAAACAAATAG
- a CDS encoding CinA family protein, whose product MIKELVQLLQQKQMTIAAYESITGDLFSHYITNVPNASHVFFRQYCYYTNDIEIKLCHVYQSIITTTIIKHLQQILEKEQEINSKKR is encoded by the coding sequence ATGATTAAAGAACTAGTACAATTACTCCAACAAAAACAAATGACAATTGCAGCATATGAATCAATAACAGGAGATCTTTTTAGTCATTATATAACTAATGTTCCAAATGCTAGTCATGTTTTTTTTAGGCAGTATTGTTACTATACTAATGACATTGAAATTAAACTTTGTCATGTTTACCAATCAATAATTACTACAACAATAATTAAACATTTACAACAAATTTTAGAAAAAGAACAAGAAATTAATAGTAAAAAAAGATAA
- a CDS encoding pentapeptide repeat-containing protein: protein MKTIQEIIKNLTGVTVEKQKINKYLESERLDLEDANLWDANLEGAYLTGVKITKKQLEKLTIIEED, encoded by the coding sequence ATGAAAACAATACAAGAAATTATTAAAAACTTAACAGGAGTTACTGTTGAAAAACAAAAAATAAATAAATATTTAGAAAGTGAAAGATTAGATTTAGAAGATGCTAATTTATGAGATGCTAATTTAGAAGGTGCTTATTTAACTGGTGTTAAAATCACTAAAAAACAATTAGAAAAATTAACTATTATTGAGGAGGATTAA
- a CDS encoding phage terminase large subunit, which yields MMLNHFTYLLETPYWLLQNSSIGNKYPFAKKYELVNEINQIGTRYSGKTISNIKMFGELLKISLLIKQRICIIASMYWSKDLKDSVFQNIWNMLDENHIPYTINLSNFTFTLSNGSKIYCKGLHSPSRKEKLKAFADLNKYKLVIDWREECDQFQQKDLIDLEFAIRGYQNKITINTCNPESLKRYIVGYCNELLPFNEEIMRSKYEQIKYIEKWNMKIIIHYSSWRLNTYLSNDIVRDQLEKERRWPSRARVWSWGLPGQVQGAVFAKYLKFTKLTWTFDKILAGVDYAQADSPNAHKTSASLWVVPFPDGSIPIFIKLLNPHHYY from the coding sequence ATGATGCTTAATCATTTTACTTATTTGTTAGAAACTCCTTATTGGTTATTACAAAATAGTAGTATTGGTAATAAATATCCCTTTGCTAAAAAATATGAATTAGTTAATGAAATTAATCAAATTGGAACACGATATAGTGGTAAGACTATTTCAAATATTAAAATGTTTGGTGAATTATTAAAAATTAGTTTATTAATTAAACAACGAATTTGTATCATTGCTAGTATGTATTGGAGTAAAGATTTAAAAGATAGTGTATTTCAAAATATATGAAATATGTTAGATGAAAATCATATTCCTTATACTATTAATTTATCAAATTTTACTTTTACTTTATCAAATGGTAGCAAAATATATTGTAAAGGTTTACATTCACCAAGTCGAAAAGAAAAATTAAAAGCTTTTGCTGATTTGAATAAATATAAATTAGTTATTGATTGAAGAGAAGAATGTGACCAATTTCAACAAAAAGATTTAATTGATTTAGAATTTGCTATTCGTGGTTATCAAAATAAAATAACAATTAATACTTGTAATCCTGAAAGTTTAAAAAGATATATTGTTGGTTATTGTAATGAATTATTACCTTTTAATGAAGAAATAATGCGTAGTAAATATGAACAAATTAAATATATCGAAAAATGAAATATGAAGATTATTATTCATTATTCTAGTTGAAGACTTAATACTTATTTAAGTAATGATATTGTAAGAGATCAATTAGAAAAGGAAAGAAGATGACCATCAAGAGCAAGAGTATGAAGTTGAGGATTACCTGGACAAGTACAAGGTGCTGTATTTGCTAAATATCTTAAATTTACTAAATTAACTTGAACTTTTGATAAAATCCTTGCTGGTGTTGATTATGCTCAAGCAGATAGTCCAAATGCACATAAAACAAGTGCTAGTTTATGAGTAGTACCATTTCCTGATGGGTCAATACCTATTTTTATCAAGTTGCTCAATCCTCATCATTATTATTAA
- a CDS encoding UPF0236 family transposase-like protein, with the protein MYAGVDDSFSNLTKYRKIEKNMFKTAYFHTGYDGIKSTKSKNVIKDKKIFIVIKSVKNKYYIIKKYKKEFLHFLNQNFNIENYMLTLAGDGAKWIQKFANKIGAIFILDQFHLMKELKTIFPYRRRKLTKNLTDNEKIRKQIYWDINKLFKNGVPDEAIKYLKKLITKKY; encoded by the coding sequence TTGTATGCTGGCGTTGATGATTCTTTTAGTAATTTAACAAAATATAGAAAAATAGAAAAAAATATGTTTAAAACAGCATATTTTCATACTGGGTATGATGGAATAAAAAGCACTAAAAGTAAAAATGTTATAAAAGATAAAAAAATTTTTATTGTTATAAAATCAGTAAAAAATAAATACTATATTATTAAAAAATATAAAAAAGAATTTTTACATTTTTTAAATCAAAATTTTAATATTGAAAATTATATGTTAACGCTGGCTGGTGATGGAGCAAAATGAATCCAAAAATTTGCTAATAAAATTGGTGCAATTTTTATTTTAGATCAATTTCATTTAATGAAAGAATTAAAAACAATATTTCCTTACAGAAGAAGAAAACTTACTAAAAATTTAACCGATAATGAAAAAATAAGAAAACAAATTTATTGAGATATAAATAAATTATTTAAAAATGGCGTTCCTGATGAAGCAATAAAATATTTAAAAAAATTAATTACAAAAAAATATTAA
- a CDS encoding restriction endonuclease subunit S has protein sequence MNKSLVPKIRFKEFINENNFQKIIFKKNDIIKIKTGKSDTKNALEIGKYTFFDRSEKIKRSNKYIFHGEYIIIPGEGSFLPTYFNGKFDLHQRAYALTSVNKSKIINKYLFYFIIKNNKNFNTFSVGTTVSSLRLSSFEWIFKKEWPKISEQIKVAHFFTIIDRKIELIKEQLSLLEKQKQYYLKNMFTNEKSYPKIRFKDFNDEWKKYKINEIYKLKRGCVISKEILLKNKEANFFPVYSSQTSNNGIMGWTNSYLFEKNKIIWTTDGANAGTIRFVNENFYASNVCGVLIGKKDHYNNYSFAISISLEAKKHINKNGNPKLMNNIMGNINFYNSKLKNEQNLIGHFFSIIDRKIELVKEQLSFLEKQKQYYLNNIFI, from the coding sequence ATGAATAAATCTCTGGTGCCAAAAATTAGATTTAAAGAGTTTATTAATGAAAATAATTTTCAAAAAATAATATTTAAAAAAAACGATATTATCAAAATTAAAACAGGAAAATCTGATACAAAAAATGCATTAGAAATTGGTAAATATACATTTTTTGATAGATCTGAAAAAATTAAAAGAAGTAATAAATATATTTTTCATGGTGAGTATATTATTATACCAGGTGAAGGTTCATTTTTGCCTACTTATTTTAACGGTAAATTTGATTTACATCAAAGAGCTTATGCACTTACATCTGTTAATAAATCAAAAATTATAAATAAATATCTTTTTTATTTTATTATTAAAAATAATAAAAATTTTAATACATTTTCTGTTGGAACAACAGTTTCATCTTTACGATTATCTAGTTTTGAATGAATTTTTAAAAAAGAGTGACCCAAAATAAGTGAACAAATAAAAGTGGCACATTTTTTTACTATTATTGATAGAAAAATTGAATTAATTAAAGAACAATTAAGTTTATTAGAAAAACAAAAACAATATTACTTAAAGAATATGTTTACAAATGAAAAAAGTTATCCAAAAATTAGATTTAAAGACTTTAATGATGAATGAAAAAAATATAAAATTAATGAAATTTATAAATTAAAAAGAGGATGTGTTATAAGCAAAGAAATACTTTTAAAAAATAAAGAAGCTAATTTTTTTCCTGTATATTCATCTCAAACATCAAATAACGGAATAATGGGTTGAACTAATAGTTATCTTTTTGAAAAAAATAAAATTATTTGAACAACCGATGGTGCTAATGCTGGTACTATTAGATTTGTGAATGAAAACTTTTATGCATCTAATGTTTGTGGAGTTTTAATTGGTAAAAAAGATCATTATAATAATTATTCATTTGCTATTTCAATTAGTTTAGAAGCAAAAAAACATATAAATAAAAATGGTAATCCAAAGTTAATGAATAATATTATGGGAAATATTAATTTTTATAATTCAAAATTAAAAAATGAACAAAATTTAATTGGACATTTTTTTAGTATCATTGATAGGAAAATTGAATTAGTCAAAGAACAGTTAAGTTTCTTAGAAAAACAAAAACAATATTACTTAAATAATATTTTTATTTAA
- a CDS encoding type I restriction-modification system subunit M has protein sequence MTTHEKQNLQQQQLFSKLWDISNTLRGTMEPSEYKEYILGLIFYRYLSDNVQSIIEKDLKIEGIDYQTALTNEKYRNDFLEVLYDNDSAGYYIEPEYLWQEIINKINIGKFDIFLLRKAFKKLIESTTGHLSEKEFENLFYSVDLDSSKLGKTETEKSKIIAKVMLKINEINFEINESEIDILGDAYEYLISKFASESVKAAGEFYTPQPVSKLLSKLVSQGKAEIKTVYDPTCGSGSLLLRVYKELKIGHLYGQELKNNSYNIARMNMMLHGLKYNKFDIYNGDTLEDDGFKGQQFEIIVANPPYSAHWSANQKFLSDERFSAYGKLAPKTKADFAFIQNMIYKLSDNGVMAVVIPHGILFRGNAELIIRKYMIEKNWIDTIISLPANMFYGTSIPTCIIVMKKCKIDNSILFIDASKEFQKQGNKNTLTDENIIKIINIFNKRKTIDKFSNLVDIEIIKENDYNLNIARYIDNTEEREIINIKELQDKLINNKKEIQKLDEEFNLMLKDLVINNE, from the coding sequence ATGACAACACATGAAAAACAAAATTTACAACAACAACAATTATTTTCTAAATTATGAGATATTTCTAATACTCTACGAGGGACAATGGAACCATCCGAATATAAAGAGTATATATTAGGATTAATATTTTATCGTTATTTATCAGATAATGTACAATCTATAATAGAAAAAGATTTAAAAATAGAAGGAATTGATTATCAAACCGCTTTAACTAATGAAAAATATCGCAATGATTTTTTAGAAGTTTTATATGATAATGATAGTGCTGGATATTATATTGAACCAGAATATTTATGACAAGAAATAATTAATAAAATTAATATTGGAAAATTTGATATCTTCTTATTAAGAAAAGCATTTAAAAAATTAATTGAATCAACAACTGGTCATTTGTCAGAAAAAGAATTCGAAAATTTATTTTATTCTGTTGATTTAGATTCTAGTAAATTAGGAAAAACAGAAACAGAAAAAAGTAAAATAATTGCTAAAGTAATGTTAAAAATTAATGAAATTAATTTTGAAATTAATGAGTCGGAAATTGATATTTTAGGTGATGCTTATGAATATTTAATTAGTAAGTTTGCTTCTGAATCAGTAAAAGCAGCAGGTGAATTTTATACACCACAACCTGTTTCTAAATTATTATCTAAATTAGTTAGTCAAGGAAAAGCGGAAATTAAAACTGTTTATGATCCAACATGTGGTTCAGGTTCATTATTATTAAGAGTATATAAAGAATTAAAAATTGGTCATTTATATGGTCAAGAATTAAAAAACAATTCATATAATATAGCAAGAATGAATATGATGTTGCATGGTTTAAAGTATAATAAATTTGATATTTATAATGGTGACACATTAGAAGATGATGGTTTTAAAGGACAACAATTTGAAATAATTGTTGCAAATCCGCCATATAGTGCTCATTGATCGGCAAATCAAAAATTTTTAAGTGATGAAAGATTTAGTGCATATGGAAAATTAGCACCAAAAACAAAAGCTGATTTTGCTTTTATTCAAAATATGATTTATAAATTATCTGATAATGGCGTAATGGCAGTTGTTATTCCTCATGGCATTTTGTTTAGGGGCAATGCTGAATTAATTATTAGAAAATATATGATTGAAAAAAATTGAATTGATACTATTATTAGTTTACCAGCTAATATGTTTTATGGTACATCAATTCCAACTTGTATTATTGTGATGAAAAAATGTAAAATTGATAATTCAATTTTGTTTATTGATGCTTCGAAAGAATTTCAAAAGCAAGGAAATAAAAATACTTTAACCGATGAAAATATTATTAAAATTATTAATATTTTTAATAAAAGAAAAACTATTGATAAATTTTCTAATTTAGTTGATATAGAAATAATTAAAGAAAATGATTATAACTTAAATATTGCTCGTTATATTGATAATACAGAAGAAAGAGAAATTATTAATATTAAAGAATTACAAGATAAATTAATTAATAATAAAAAAGAAATTCAAAAATTAGATGAAGAATTTAATTTAATGTTAAAAGATTTGGTGATTAATAATGAATAA
- a CDS encoding type I restriction endonuclease subunit R — protein MENKYISESELEKKLISKLKIEGYEYIKLNNEEDIKTNFRNQIFNHNKNELNNKPLTDKEFEKLLFKITGKSTFNSVKILRQKITIERDDFEKVDLELFNKDKWCDNIFQFTNQLKIKSIFQNRYDIIILINGLPLIQIELKKPGINFKEAFNQINKYKKESHKGLLKFIQFFIISNLIDTKYFSNNDGNILFENYFYWTDELNNRITNLFNFTKNFLNKCHVSKMIARYMIINESKKILMIMRPYQIYAFEKLIKIASETNNNAYILNTTGSWKTLTSFKLSQILKYMPEKEKIFFLVDRKDLDFQTIEEFNKFEKYSVYYIKSIYNLIKNIQDSTKKIILTTIQKMTNACKNEKYKSIMAKFKNKKVIFIIDECHRSQFGKMYVSIKKIFEHAQYFGFTGTPRFEQNKSEDGRTTADIFHKCIHKYLLNNAIADGNVLGFNVDYMELIRNKKDTNDELIEDINNDELLIVDSRINFISKNIIETFSKKTHGKKYNAIFAVKNINMAIKYYKTFKNLKHNLKIASIFTFEANEDLNNKDFSFKIELEKIIKDYNINFDTNFNISRFNDYFIDLQKKVKNKEINLLIVVDMFLTGFDSPLTSSLYLDKLLKYHKLIQAFSRTNRIINITKPFGNIFCYQNTKKTVDEAILLFFNSITTDQILMKPFDYYELEFIKLVNKLKKDYSFAYDVRNDGYEVKIKEFIFLFKEIAKILLKLETFIEFDINQSKYNFSENEYNEFKSRYLSFSDEKIKKEKLSVLADVDFELELIYSNKINVHYILELLKKIDLNNIKRKEKQIKEIKKGLLESTDPVLKYKSELINSFIERVIPTLKNTADL, from the coding sequence ATGGAAAATAAATATATTAGTGAATCAGAATTAGAAAAAAAGCTTATTAGTAAATTAAAAATTGAAGGTTATGAATATATAAAATTAAATAATGAAGAAGATATTAAAACTAATTTTAGAAATCAAATTTTTAATCATAATAAAAATGAATTAAATAATAAACCATTAACTGATAAAGAATTTGAAAAATTATTATTTAAAATTACTGGTAAAAGTACTTTCAATTCTGTAAAAATATTAAGACAGAAAATTACAATTGAGCGTGATGATTTTGAAAAAGTGGATTTAGAATTATTTAATAAAGATAAATGATGTGATAATATTTTTCAATTTACTAATCAATTAAAAATAAAAAGTATTTTTCAAAATAGATATGATATAATAATTTTAATTAATGGTTTACCTTTAATACAAATTGAGTTAAAAAAACCAGGAATAAATTTTAAAGAAGCTTTTAATCAAATTAATAAATATAAAAAAGAATCTCATAAAGGATTATTAAAATTTATTCAGTTTTTTATAATTTCTAATCTTATAGATACTAAATATTTTTCAAATAATGATGGTAATATTTTATTTGAAAATTATTTTTATTGAACTGATGAATTAAATAATAGAATAACTAATTTATTTAATTTTACCAAAAATTTTTTAAATAAATGTCATGTTAGCAAAATGATTGCAAGATATATGATTATTAATGAAAGTAAAAAAATATTAATGATAATGAGACCTTATCAAATTTATGCATTTGAAAAACTTATTAAAATAGCAAGTGAAACTAATAATAATGCTTATATTTTAAATACAACTGGATCTTGAAAAACTTTAACTTCTTTTAAATTAAGTCAAATTTTAAAATATATGCCAGAAAAAGAAAAAATATTTTTTTTAGTTGATAGAAAAGATTTGGATTTTCAAACCATTGAAGAGTTCAATAAATTTGAAAAATATAGTGTTTATTATATTAAAAGTATTTATAATTTAATTAAAAATATTCAAGATTCCACTAAAAAAATAATATTAACTACAATTCAAAAAATGACTAATGCTTGTAAAAATGAAAAATATAAATCAATAATGGCTAAATTTAAGAATAAGAAAGTGATTTTTATTATTGATGAATGTCATAGAAGTCAATTTGGAAAAATGTATGTTAGTATTAAAAAAATTTTCGAACATGCACAATATTTTGGATTTACTGGCACACCACGATTTGAACAAAATAAATCAGAAGATGGAAGAACAACAGCTGATATATTTCATAAATGTATCCATAAATATTTACTTAATAATGCAATAGCAGATGGTAATGTTTTAGGTTTTAATGTTGACTATATGGAATTAATTAGAAATAAAAAAGACACTAATGATGAATTGATTGAAGATATTAATAATGATGAATTATTAATAGTTGATTCCAGAATTAACTTTATTTCAAAAAATATAATTGAAACATTTTCAAAAAAAACACACGGAAAGAAATATAATGCTATATTTGCTGTTAAAAATATTAATATGGCAATTAAATATTATAAAACATTTAAAAATTTAAAACATAATTTAAAAATTGCTTCAATTTTTACATTTGAAGCAAATGAAGATTTAAATAATAAAGATTTTTCTTTTAAAATAGAATTAGAAAAAATAATTAAAGATTATAATATAAACTTTGATACTAATTTTAATATCAGCAGATTTAATGATTATTTTATTGATTTACAAAAGAAAGTTAAAAACAAAGAAATTAATTTATTAATTGTTGTTGATATGTTTTTAACAGGTTTTGATTCACCCTTAACTAGTTCATTATATTTAGATAAATTATTAAAATATCATAAATTAATCCAAGCATTTTCACGAACAAACAGAATTATAAATATTACTAAACCATTTGGTAATATTTTTTGTTATCAAAATACTAAAAAAACTGTTGATGAAGCAATTTTATTGTTTTTTAATAGTATAACTACTGATCAAATATTAATGAAACCATTTGATTATTATGAACTAGAATTTATTAAGTTAGTGAATAAATTAAAAAAAGATTATAGTTTTGCTTATGATGTAAGAAATGATGGTTACGAAGTTAAAATTAAAGAATTTATTTTTTTATTTAAAGAAATAGCAAAAATATTATTAAAATTAGAAACATTTATTGAATTTGATATTAATCAAAGTAAATATAATTTTAGTGAAAATGAATATAATGAATTTAAATCTCGTTATTTATCATTTAGTGATGAAAAAATTAAAAAAGAAAAATTATCTGTATTAGCAGATGTTGATTTTGAACTAGAATTAATTTATAGTAATAAAATTAATGTTCATTATATTTTAGAATTATTAAAAAAAATAGATTTAAACAATATTAAAAGAAAAGAAAAACAAATTAAAGAAATAAAAAAAGGATTATTAGAATCAACTGATCCAGTATTAAAATATAAATCAGAATTAATAAATTCATTTATTGAAAGAGTTATTCCTACTCTTAAAAATACTGCAGATTTATAA
- a CDS encoding type IV secretory system conjugative DNA transfer family protein: MASVAAIASIKKDLVKWLNNRKNTSIAKITASQVLVDSKENRTLDAILMTVEKSLEIFNNDFIRNLTSQNDINYNDFIEYPTVLYIIFSDKNDNYYKLIAILISQIYQFLTNKASETIEQKLEKSVYFILDEFANLTKIKNIEKWVSISRSINIFFQFILQDINQLKLNYGDTIAKIILNNCGMHIFLHTNVLETIKYYSELFGTKTIEQISINENKSNISISKNLKSHPLMLTSELANLKQGQGIVKIARYKPMKITLKLWKDLKLVEKTNIFQLKEINYINFNK, translated from the coding sequence AAATACCAGCATTGCCAAAATAACCGCAAGCCAAGTTTTGGTTGATAGTAAAGAAAATCGAACACTAGATGCTATTTTAATGACTGTGGAAAAAAGTTTAGAAATATTTAACAATGATTTTATTCGCAATTTAACATCCCAAAATGATATTAATTACAATGATTTTATCGAATATCCAACAGTTTTATATATCATATTTAGTGACAAAAATGATAATTACTATAAATTAATAGCAATATTAATTAGTCAAATTTATCAATTTTTAACAAATAAAGCAAGTGAAACAATCGAACAAAAATTAGAAAAATCAGTATATTTTATATTAGATGAATTTGCTAATTTAACAAAAATAAAAAACATTGAAAAATGAGTTAGTATTTCGCGCAGCATAAACATATTTTTTCAATTTATTTTACAAGATATTAACCAATTAAAATTAAATTATGGTGATACAATAGCAAAAATTATTTTAAATAACTGTGGGATGCATATTTTCTTACATACCAACGTTTTAGAAACAATAAAATATTATAGTGAATTATTTGGAACAAAAACAATTGAACAAATTAGTATTAATGAAAATAAAAGCAATATTAGTATTTCAAAAAATTTAAAAAGTCATCCCTTAATGTTAACTAGTGAGTTAGCAAATTTAAAACAAGGGCAAGGAATTGTTAAAATAGCACGCTATAAACCAATGAAAATAACTTTAAAACTATGAAAAGATTTAAAGTTAGTAGAAAAAACAAACATATTTCAATTAAAAGAAATTAATTATATAAATTTTAATAAATAA